Proteins co-encoded in one Meiothermus sp. genomic window:
- a CDS encoding twin-arginine translocase TatA/TatE family subunit, whose amino-acid sequence MNLGMTEILIILLIALLLFGPRKLPELGRSLGQSIREFQRGAKSIREEFEKAADVQEFKEIKEEISKPIEELKKPLEAKEEPKS is encoded by the coding sequence ATGAACCTGGGAATGACGGAAATTCTGATTATCCTTTTGATCGCCTTGCTGCTGTTTGGCCCCCGCAAGCTTCCCGAGCTTGGGCGCAGCCTGGGCCAGAGCATCCGTGAGTTTCAACGTGGCGCAAAAAGCATACGTGAAGAGTTTGAAAAAGCTGCCGATGTGCAGGAATTCAAAGAAATTAAAGAGGAGATTTCTAAACCTATTGAGGAGCTGAAGAAGCCCCTCGAGGCCAAGGAAGAGCCCAAGTCTTGA
- the glmU gene encoding bifunctional UDP-N-acetylglucosamine diphosphorylase/glucosamine-1-phosphate N-acetyltransferase GlmU produces the protein MAHAVVILAAGLGTRMKSKLPKVLHPLLGKPLVGYCIDTAFASGAEKVVVVVGHGAEQVRQTFEGYPNLSFVVQEQQLGTAHALAQAQPVLADFPGPIVVTQGDTPLTRVETLTGLVSTMQNQGAGMALLTMRLEDPTGYGRILRDEQGQILGNVEQKDATPEQRAIREINPGVYCFDASLWEKLKLVNNQNAAGEYYLPDLIRIYREAGQKVASIESKDTGELLGVNSRAQLAQVEQVLLERLRSHWMAQGVRMIQPETIYIEPSVELAPDVTLWPGVILRGSTRLGEGVEIGAYAVLTDTVVEAGGKIKSHTVCEEAYVSSGADAGPFARLRPKAHLEEGAHVGNFVELKNARLGKRAKAGHLAYLGDAEVGEESNIGAGVITANYDGQRKHKTTIGKRVFVGSNSVLIAPVTLADDAFVAGGSGINQDVPEGALAIARERQRNIEGYVKRKRGQHQ, from the coding sequence ATGGCGCATGCAGTGGTGATTCTTGCGGCGGGTCTGGGAACCCGCATGAAGTCTAAGTTGCCGAAGGTTTTGCACCCCCTACTGGGCAAGCCCCTGGTGGGTTATTGCATAGATACCGCTTTTGCCAGCGGCGCAGAAAAGGTTGTGGTAGTCGTGGGCCACGGGGCTGAACAGGTTCGCCAGACCTTTGAAGGGTACCCAAACCTGAGCTTTGTGGTACAGGAGCAACAATTGGGCACAGCTCATGCGCTGGCTCAGGCCCAGCCTGTTTTGGCGGATTTTCCTGGCCCTATAGTGGTGACCCAGGGCGACACGCCTCTTACCCGAGTCGAAACCTTAACCGGGCTGGTCAGCACCATGCAGAACCAAGGGGCTGGAATGGCTTTGCTCACCATGCGGCTCGAGGATCCCACTGGCTACGGCCGGATTTTGCGCGATGAACAGGGTCAAATACTTGGCAATGTAGAGCAAAAAGACGCCACCCCAGAGCAACGCGCAATTCGGGAGATCAACCCAGGGGTGTACTGCTTCGATGCCAGCCTTTGGGAAAAGCTCAAGCTGGTGAACAACCAGAATGCTGCTGGCGAATACTATCTGCCCGACCTAATTCGCATCTACCGCGAGGCTGGCCAAAAAGTAGCCTCCATTGAGTCAAAGGATACCGGAGAGCTTTTGGGTGTTAACTCCCGCGCTCAACTGGCCCAGGTGGAGCAGGTTTTGCTCGAGCGCTTAAGGTCTCACTGGATGGCCCAGGGGGTACGGATGATTCAACCCGAGACCATCTACATCGAGCCCAGCGTAGAACTAGCCCCGGACGTCACCTTGTGGCCGGGGGTGATCTTGCGGGGTAGCACCCGCCTGGGTGAAGGGGTGGAGATAGGCGCCTATGCTGTGCTAACCGACACCGTGGTCGAGGCGGGGGGGAAGATCAAGTCCCACACGGTTTGTGAAGAGGCCTATGTCTCGAGCGGGGCCGACGCCGGGCCGTTCGCGCGTTTGCGGCCCAAAGCCCACCTCGAGGAAGGCGCACACGTCGGGAATTTTGTCGAACTCAAAAATGCCCGTCTCGGGAAGCGGGCTAAGGCCGGCCATCTGGCCTACCTGGGCGATGCCGAAGTAGGGGAAGAATCCAATATAGGGGCCGGTGTGATCACGGCCAATTACGATGGGCAGCGCAAGCACAAGACCACCATTGGTAAGCGGGTGTTCGTGGGCTCCAACAGTGTGCTGATTGCGCCAGTGACCCTGGCGGACGACGCTTTTGTCGCCGGTGGAAGCGGTATAAACCAGGATGTGCCCGAGGGTGCACTCGCCATTGCTCGCGAACGCCAACGCAATATCGAAGGCTATGTGAAGCGTAAGCGCGGTCAACATCAATAA
- the lgt gene encoding prolipoprotein diacylglyceryl transferase, which translates to MDPILIEIGSLQIRWYGLFLVLAIFASFEIAKRILKGWGLDPERFEQIAFWAVIWGVVGARVGYVITSPGDFSSNPVSALYIWQGGLSFHGAIIGGLIPFVYHYYRSKIPVWAYLDAVVPGISLGIMAGRLGNIMNGSDTVGRLTNWPIGFTWPASASGFPGVCPGINDISEVVRCAPDAIVRGPVHFTQLYGVLIGLVLLLLSVYWLRQNRAYGYVFWQFVLWYSMLRSVFEETFRLNPLWIKVYLNEQAGIGLFTATQIISIPLIVVAIFFLMRWKGKREALAPSPLSKVPGAKK; encoded by the coding sequence ATGGATCCAATACTCATCGAAATCGGTTCGCTGCAAATACGCTGGTATGGGCTTTTTTTGGTACTGGCTATCTTCGCCTCCTTTGAAATTGCCAAGCGGATTCTTAAGGGCTGGGGCCTTGACCCTGAGCGATTCGAACAAATAGCTTTTTGGGCCGTAATTTGGGGCGTGGTTGGAGCTCGAGTTGGCTACGTGATCACCAGCCCGGGGGATTTTAGCAGCAATCCGGTTTCTGCGCTTTATATATGGCAAGGCGGCCTATCCTTTCACGGGGCCATCATTGGAGGTCTGATTCCATTCGTTTACCACTATTACCGTAGCAAAATTCCGGTTTGGGCCTATCTGGATGCGGTAGTGCCGGGTATTTCCCTTGGCATCATGGCGGGCCGCCTAGGCAACATCATGAATGGTTCCGATACCGTAGGACGATTGACCAACTGGCCCATTGGCTTTACCTGGCCTGCTTCGGCCAGTGGTTTTCCGGGTGTTTGCCCAGGTATCAACGATATCAGCGAGGTGGTGCGCTGTGCGCCGGACGCAATTGTGCGCGGCCCTGTGCACTTCACCCAGTTGTATGGGGTCTTGATTGGTCTGGTTTTGTTGCTGCTATCGGTTTACTGGTTGCGACAGAATAGAGCCTATGGCTATGTTTTCTGGCAGTTTGTTTTGTGGTACAGCATGCTGCGCTCGGTGTTCGAGGAAACCTTCCGCCTAAACCCGCTGTGGATCAAGGTATACCTCAACGAGCAAGCAGGTATTGGCCTCTTTACCGCGACTCAAATTATTTCTATTCCATTAATTGTGGTCGCCATCTTTTTCCTGATGCGATGGAAAGGAAAGCGCGAGGCACTGGCCCCTTCTCCTTTGAGTAAGGTGCCGGGCGCCAAGAAATAA
- a CDS encoding glutaredoxin family protein: MGYVLISRKGCHLCEEAEALLEAQGITYTLKDVDADENLKKLYTFRVPVLLWEGTVLLEGKFTLERLSKKLSL; encoded by the coding sequence ATGGGCTATGTGTTGATCAGTCGGAAAGGGTGCCATCTCTGCGAGGAAGCCGAGGCCTTACTGGAGGCTCAGGGCATTACTTACACCCTTAAGGACGTAGACGCCGACGAAAACCTCAAAAAGTTATACACCTTCCGCGTGCCGGTTCTGCTCTGGGAGGGTACGGTGCTGCTCGAGGGCAAGTTTACCCTCGAGCGCCTGTCTAAGAAGCTGTCGTTGTAA
- a CDS encoding GTP-binding protein codes for MAQFQKRIPVSVIGGFLGAGKTTLVNHLVASGAHRFGIIVNEFGETGIDGSLIENVDTDGIAELSNGCLCCVGREDLVSALFKIISRKDKPDYVLIELSGLADPVPVAQTVMDPFARTRFELDGIIGVADARNLEQTLRDGPEGAVQLAYASTVVLNKTDLAHPEQVNEAEALIRKINPLARIFRTAQARVNPQDLLHLRAFDLDWRPQNYQHLHMPNVQSFTLSAEGLLERHKVNEFIDQYLISRPDAVFRAKGFLSVKGFDKQVLFQSVREIFSLELSQEPLQAHSRLVVIGRGLNQFEYEEAFRALRVR; via the coding sequence ATGGCTCAGTTTCAAAAACGCATTCCAGTAAGCGTCATCGGGGGGTTTTTAGGCGCAGGCAAGACCACCTTGGTCAATCATCTAGTAGCCAGCGGAGCCCATCGGTTTGGCATTATCGTCAACGAGTTCGGCGAAACCGGCATAGATGGCTCACTGATTGAAAACGTGGACACCGACGGCATCGCCGAGCTTTCCAACGGCTGCTTGTGCTGTGTGGGGCGCGAGGACCTGGTCTCGGCCCTGTTCAAGATTATCTCGCGCAAGGATAAACCCGATTATGTCCTGATCGAGCTTTCGGGCCTGGCCGACCCGGTGCCGGTGGCCCAGACCGTAATGGATCCCTTTGCCCGAACCAGGTTCGAGCTGGACGGCATTATCGGAGTGGCCGACGCCCGCAACCTCGAGCAAACCTTGCGCGACGGCCCCGAAGGCGCGGTGCAGCTCGCCTATGCCAGCACAGTGGTGCTCAACAAAACCGACCTGGCCCATCCAGAGCAAGTAAACGAGGCCGAGGCTTTGATTCGCAAAATCAACCCCCTGGCCCGGATTTTCCGCACCGCACAGGCCAGGGTAAACCCCCAGGACTTGCTCCATCTTCGCGCGTTCGACCTGGACTGGCGACCCCAGAACTACCAGCACCTACACATGCCCAACGTCCAGAGCTTTACTCTCAGCGCCGAGGGTCTGCTCGAGCGCCACAAGGTCAACGAGTTTATTGACCAGTACCTGATCTCCCGGCCCGACGCGGTTTTCCGGGCCAAGGGTTTTCTGAGCGTCAAAGGCTTCGATAAGCAGGTGCTCTTTCAGTCGGTGCGGGAGATTTTCAGCCTCGAGCTGTCCCAGGAGCCGCTGCAAGCCCACTCGAGGCTGGTGGTGATTGGCCGGGGCCTCAATCAGTTCGAATATGAAGAGGCCTTCCGGGCCCTGAGGGTGCGGTAA
- the lipB gene encoding lipoyl(octanoyl) transferase LipB produces the protein MSTAFEVEPLGLVPYAEAWEYQKKVHAEVVAGLRRPTLLLLEHPRTITLGRAAKPENLLLSEAQYRAQGIELFSIERGGDVTYHGPGQLVGYPIFPVGRQVRGFLRQLEAVIMVVAKSYGIETYATPGYAGVWVRRAAPVAGWPDLEEKLCAFGVAVKQDVALHGFALNVNTNLDDFNLIVPCGLKDKGVTSLQKILGRAVSMDEVMERVVQAFEQQFSAFDQPPLPSKELA, from the coding sequence ATGAGCACCGCCTTCGAGGTGGAACCACTGGGGCTCGTCCCCTACGCAGAAGCCTGGGAATACCAAAAAAAGGTACACGCCGAGGTGGTGGCAGGGCTACGCCGGCCCACCCTGCTGCTCCTGGAGCACCCCCGCACCATCACCCTGGGCCGGGCCGCCAAACCCGAAAACCTGCTCCTGAGCGAGGCCCAGTACCGGGCCCAGGGCATCGAGCTATTTAGCATCGAGCGGGGCGGCGACGTCACCTACCACGGCCCCGGCCAGTTGGTGGGCTACCCCATCTTTCCGGTGGGGCGGCAGGTGCGGGGGTTTTTGCGGCAGCTCGAGGCCGTGATTATGGTGGTAGCCAAGAGCTACGGCATCGAGACCTACGCCACACCGGGCTACGCCGGGGTCTGGGTGCGCAGGGCCGCGCCCGTGGCCGGCTGGCCCGACCTGGAAGAAAAGCTCTGTGCGTTTGGGGTGGCCGTCAAGCAGGACGTAGCCCTGCACGGCTTTGCTCTGAACGTCAATACCAACCTGGACGACTTCAATCTGATTGTACCCTGCGGCCTCAAAGACAAGGGTGTGACCTCGCTCCAGAAAATCCTGGGCCGAGCGGTTAGCATGGACGAGGTGATGGAGCGGGTAGTGCAGGCTTTTGAACAGCAGTTCTCGGCCTTCGACCAGCCCCCCCTACCCTCCAAGGAACTGGCATGA
- the lipA gene encoding lipoyl synthase — protein MSKIKTVQLEDFQHGGLIELKVIPGGIAQERPEPVDRNKPSWLRATVPTGPNYQRLKEMTKRLRLHTVCQEALCPNIGECWGHGTMTIMVLGSVCTRACKFCAVDTGNPRGWVDPLEPLHVAQAVAEMGLKYVVLTSVDRDDLPDGGAAHFAEVVRQIKRLDPSVKVETLTPDFQGNLADVETVLQGGQDVFANNLETVRRLTPRVRDPRAGYDQTLRVLEHAKKVRPEVLTKSSLMLGLGETDEEIRQAMRDLRAVGVDIVTFGQYLRPTQHHLPVERYVTPAEFAMYRDWGYEEGFMEVFSGPLVRSSYRAEKVFFEATQAE, from the coding sequence ATGAGCAAAATCAAAACCGTTCAACTCGAGGACTTCCAGCACGGCGGCCTGATCGAGCTTAAGGTGATCCCGGGCGGCATCGCCCAGGAGCGCCCCGAGCCGGTGGATCGCAACAAACCTTCCTGGCTGCGGGCCACCGTGCCCACCGGCCCCAACTACCAGCGCCTCAAAGAGATGACCAAGCGGCTACGGCTCCACACAGTCTGCCAGGAGGCCCTATGCCCCAACATCGGCGAGTGCTGGGGCCACGGCACCATGACCATCATGGTACTGGGCAGCGTGTGCACGCGGGCCTGCAAGTTCTGCGCGGTGGACACCGGCAACCCCAGGGGCTGGGTAGACCCCCTGGAGCCCCTGCACGTGGCCCAGGCCGTGGCCGAGATGGGCCTCAAGTACGTGGTGCTGACCTCGGTAGACCGCGACGACCTGCCCGACGGCGGGGCCGCCCACTTCGCCGAGGTGGTGCGGCAGATCAAGCGGCTCGACCCCTCGGTCAAGGTCGAGACCCTGACCCCCGACTTCCAGGGCAACCTGGCGGATGTGGAGACCGTTTTGCAGGGCGGCCAGGACGTATTTGCCAACAACCTCGAGACCGTCCGCCGCCTCACCCCCCGGGTGCGCGACCCCCGCGCCGGCTACGACCAGACCTTGAGGGTGCTCGAGCACGCCAAAAAGGTGCGCCCCGAGGTGCTCACCAAGTCCAGCCTGATGCTGGGCCTGGGTGAAACCGACGAGGAAATCCGCCAGGCCATGCGCGACCTGCGGGCCGTAGGGGTGGACATTGTGACCTTCGGGCAGTACCTGCGCCCCACCCAGCACCACCTGCCGGTCGAGCGCTACGTGACCCCGGCGGAGTTCGCTATGTACCGCGACTGGGGCTATGAGGAAGGCTTCATGGAAGTGTTCAGCGGCCCCCTGGTGCGCAGCTCCTACCGGGCCGAAAAGGTCTTTTTCGAGGCCACCCAGGCCGAGTAG
- a CDS encoding DUF3054 domain-containing protein produces the protein MVRPDRRVSRRLAWGDALCIVLFAVIGLQTHGEPLSLAGIVRNALPILLVWWLVSPFLRTYTRPSWQNLLYTWAIAVSAGVWLRFMALQKPFDLGYLIFWVVALGATLVLLLAWRGLALAWLRQLRSKP, from the coding sequence ATGGTACGCCCTGACCGCCGCGTAAGCCGAAGGCTGGCCTGGGGTGATGCTTTGTGCATCGTGCTGTTTGCCGTTATTGGCCTGCAAACCCACGGCGAGCCCCTCAGTCTGGCCGGAATCGTCCGCAACGCTCTGCCCATCCTGCTGGTCTGGTGGCTGGTTTCGCCGTTTTTGCGCACCTACACCCGGCCCTCCTGGCAAAACCTGCTCTACACCTGGGCCATTGCCGTAAGCGCCGGGGTCTGGCTGCGCTTTATGGCGCTGCAAAAGCCGTTCGACCTGGGCTACCTGATCTTCTGGGTGGTTGCGCTGGGGGCCACCCTGGTGTTGCTGCTGGCCTGGCGGGGGCTGGCGCTGGCGTGGTTGCGTCAACTGCGCAGCAAACCCTAA
- a CDS encoding RidA family protein translates to MRVNIAGTSPYEPVVGYSRAVRVGSYIHVAGTTATDASGQLVGLDDPYTQTVQILRNIEAALKKAGASLEHVVRTRIYVVNIERDWKEIGRAHGEFFAHIRPASTMLEVSRLVEPEMLVEIEADAIVS, encoded by the coding sequence ATGCGGGTCAACATTGCGGGCACTTCGCCCTACGAGCCGGTGGTGGGTTATAGCCGAGCGGTGCGGGTCGGGTCGTACATTCACGTAGCCGGAACCACCGCCACCGATGCCAGCGGACAACTGGTTGGGTTGGACGACCCCTACACCCAGACCGTACAGATTTTGCGCAACATCGAAGCCGCCCTCAAAAAGGCTGGTGCCAGCCTCGAGCACGTGGTTCGCACCCGCATTTATGTTGTCAATATCGAGCGCGATTGGAAAGAGATAGGCCGGGCCCACGGGGAGTTTTTTGCCCACATCCGCCCAGCCTCAACCATGCTCGAGGTCAGCCGGCTGGTCGAACCCGAGATGCTGGTGGAGATCGAGGCTGATGCAATCGTGTCCTAA
- a CDS encoding MOSC domain-containing protein gives MRLVSINLGRPGPLQIGPRPTTTGIYKNPVEAAQISTLGLVGDHVADQEHHGGPDQAVYVYSAQDYDWWMEQLGEALLPGTFGENLTFSSFGEEPVRIGDRFRVGEVLLEVTAPRIPCSTLAARMNDLEFVKKFHQAARPGFYARVLGAGRVQQGDPIQKISAPTAFPTLADVFHLWYDKTPEAAKLRWVLTAPLAERARAVFAARLSS, from the coding sequence ATGCGCCTCGTTTCCATCAATCTGGGCCGCCCAGGGCCCCTGCAAATCGGCCCCCGCCCCACCACCACCGGCATCTACAAGAACCCGGTTGAAGCCGCTCAAATTTCCACTCTGGGGCTGGTGGGCGACCACGTCGCCGACCAGGAACACCACGGTGGCCCCGACCAGGCGGTGTATGTCTACAGCGCCCAGGATTACGACTGGTGGATGGAACAGTTGGGCGAGGCATTGCTGCCCGGTACATTTGGCGAAAACCTGACCTTCTCGAGCTTCGGCGAAGAGCCCGTGCGCATCGGCGACCGTTTCAGGGTGGGCGAGGTTCTGCTCGAGGTCACCGCCCCCCGCATCCCCTGCTCGACCCTGGCCGCCCGCATGAACGATCTGGAGTTTGTCAAGAAGTTTCACCAGGCTGCGCGGCCTGGGTTTTATGCCAGGGTGCTGGGGGCGGGTCGGGTGCAGCAGGGCGACCCCATTCAAAAAATTTCAGCCCCCACGGCCTTTCCCACCCTGGCCGATGTATTCCATCTCTGGTACGACAAAACTCCCGAAGCCGCCAAGCTTCGCTGGGTTCTCACAGCCCCCCTGGCCGAACGAGCCAGGGCGGTTTTCGCCGCACGTCTATCCAGTTAA
- the rplI gene encoding 50S ribosomal protein L9, whose translation MKVILLEPMENLGDVGAVVNVKPGYARNYLLPRGIATLATESNLKTLEAKIRAQAKKAAERKAEAERLKELLEPITVVLKVKAGDQKIYGSVTSREIAAALEAQHQITIDPKKLALEKPIKDLGDYALVYKPHPEVPMTLKVSVVADKG comes from the coding sequence ATGAAAGTAATTCTGCTTGAACCTATGGAAAACCTTGGCGACGTGGGGGCCGTGGTCAACGTGAAGCCGGGGTATGCCCGCAACTACCTGCTACCGCGTGGCATTGCCACCCTGGCCACCGAGAGCAACCTCAAGACTCTGGAAGCCAAAATCCGCGCCCAGGCCAAAAAAGCTGCCGAGCGCAAGGCCGAGGCCGAACGCCTCAAGGAACTCCTCGAGCCCATCACCGTGGTGCTCAAGGTGAAGGCCGGCGACCAGAAGATCTATGGCTCGGTGACCAGCCGCGAGATTGCCGCTGCCCTGGAAGCCCAGCACCAGATCACCATTGACCCCAAGAAGCTGGCCCTGGAAAAGCCCATCAAAGACCTGGGTGACTACGCCCTGGTCTACAAGCCCCACCCCGAAGTGCCCATGACCCTGAAGGTCTCGGTGGTGGCCGACAAGGGATAA
- the rpsR gene encoding 30S ribosomal protein S18 — MSNRGANKGDRQDRERGMRRGRKPKVAAAVGVFDLTDFKNVDILRRFLSETGKILPRRRTGLNAQEQRKLARTIKRARMLGLLPFTEKLVRK, encoded by the coding sequence ATGTCCAACCGCGGCGCCAATAAAGGCGACCGTCAAGACCGCGAGCGCGGTATGCGCCGTGGCCGCAAGCCTAAGGTGGCTGCAGCCGTTGGCGTGTTCGACCTCACCGACTTCAAGAATGTGGATATTCTTCGGCGCTTTTTGTCCGAGACCGGGAAAATTTTACCCCGCCGTCGCACCGGACTAAACGCCCAAGAACAGCGCAAGCTGGCCCGCACCATCAAGCGGGCTCGTATGCTGGGCCTGCTGCCTTTCACCGAAAAGCTGGTTCGGAAATAG
- a CDS encoding single-stranded DNA-binding protein has product MARGLNRVTLVGTLTQDPELRYTAGGLAVMELNLAGNDIVTDEQGQSREPAWYHRVKLLGKSAEFWGDTLKAGMALFVDGKLEYRAWEQDGQKKSSLEIRADRMEIVSLEGKRGQVTVTDARGQERLKDGLNHVMLVGNLTRDPELRYTPQGTAVTRLSLAVNEKFTTRQGGEQEKVHYVEAQAWRELAEFAAELKKGDGAFLMGRLVNDSWTAQDGTRRYTTRVELSRLERLARGTGQSTGGNSSQMASTAKGRAGKVDIEEGLEDDFPPEEDLPF; this is encoded by the coding sequence ATGGCTCGAGGCCTCAACCGCGTAACCCTCGTAGGCACCCTGACCCAAGACCCCGAACTGCGCTACACCGCCGGCGGACTGGCCGTAATGGAGTTAAACCTGGCTGGCAACGATATCGTCACCGACGAACAGGGCCAGAGCCGCGAACCGGCCTGGTACCACCGCGTCAAGCTACTGGGTAAAAGCGCGGAGTTTTGGGGCGATACCCTGAAGGCAGGCATGGCGTTGTTTGTGGACGGCAAGCTCGAGTACCGTGCTTGGGAGCAGGATGGCCAGAAAAAGAGCAGCCTGGAGATTCGCGCTGACCGGATGGAGATCGTGAGCCTGGAAGGTAAGCGGGGCCAGGTAACCGTTACCGATGCGCGTGGGCAGGAGCGCCTCAAAGATGGCCTCAACCACGTGATGCTGGTAGGCAACCTAACCCGCGACCCCGAGCTGCGCTATACCCCACAGGGAACCGCCGTTACCCGCCTTTCCTTGGCGGTGAACGAAAAGTTCACCACCCGCCAGGGCGGGGAACAGGAAAAGGTGCACTACGTGGAAGCTCAGGCCTGGCGCGAGCTGGCCGAGTTTGCGGCAGAACTCAAAAAAGGAGACGGAGCGTTCTTAATGGGACGCTTGGTGAACGACTCCTGGACCGCTCAGGATGGTACGAGGCGCTACACCACCCGTGTAGAGCTTAGTCGCCTCGAGCGACTTGCCCGTGGAACTGGACAAAGCACAGGTGGAAACAGTTCCCAGATGGCTTCTACAGCCAAAGGCCGTGCGGGCAAGGTAGATATTGAAGAAGGCTTGGAAGACGATTTCCCACCTGAGGAGGATTTACCGTTTTGA
- the rpsF gene encoding 30S ribosomal protein S6, with translation MPQYEVSVILNPNLDGAQSALEKDIIKAALERHGAQIKNVDDWGNRRLAYPIQKDLEGNVIFYTVEMAGNTNAALERELRLRDHVRRVTIIRDRPEWRNSQKKK, from the coding sequence ATGCCACAGTACGAAGTTAGCGTCATCCTCAACCCCAACCTCGATGGTGCCCAGTCTGCTCTGGAAAAAGACATTATCAAAGCCGCCCTCGAGCGCCACGGTGCCCAGATCAAAAACGTGGACGACTGGGGCAACCGTCGTCTGGCCTACCCCATCCAAAAAGATCTGGAAGGCAACGTGATCTTTTACACGGTGGAGATGGCCGGCAACACCAACGCCGCGCTCGAGCGCGAACTGCGCCTGCGCGACCACGTACGTCGTGTAACCATCATCCGCGACCGTCCCGAATGGCGCAACAGCCAGAAGAAGAAGTAG
- a CDS encoding FAD-binding oxidoreductase has translation MNTPVWDDGNWSGLPSLEGDLEAEFCVVGLGGSGLAAIHELLRLGRNVVGLDAGPVAGGAAGRNGGFLLAGLAKFYHQSVAEHGRDFARRAYQATLEQIAQMKEETPQAIRLVGSLRIAASEEELQDCMAHLEALRADGFEAEPYEGPEGQGLLIPSDGVFNPLERCRILARQALQAGARLFENTPALSISGQMVQTPQGRVYCQKVLVAVDGRLEYVLPELAGRVRTARLQMLTTAPVSMRFSRPVYRRWGYDYWQQLPDGRIALGGMRDAGGEAEWTDRSETTEAIQQRLERLLDQMDIRAPITHRWAASVGYSANGLPIAEEVRPGVWAMGGYSGTGNVVGALLGREIAWVLHESRMPGAVLVP, from the coding sequence GTGAACACGCCGGTTTGGGACGATGGAAATTGGTCGGGTTTGCCAAGCCTGGAGGGTGACCTCGAGGCCGAGTTTTGCGTGGTGGGGTTGGGCGGCTCGGGATTGGCTGCAATCCACGAGCTACTGCGGCTGGGCCGAAATGTGGTGGGCCTGGACGCAGGCCCGGTAGCGGGGGGAGCAGCGGGCCGTAATGGCGGCTTTTTGCTGGCAGGGCTGGCGAAATTCTACCACCAAAGCGTAGCCGAGCACGGGCGCGACTTTGCCCGGCGCGCGTACCAGGCCACCCTCGAGCAAATTGCCCAAATGAAAGAAGAGACACCCCAGGCCATCCGGCTGGTGGGCTCCTTGCGCATTGCGGCCTCGGAAGAGGAGCTACAGGACTGTATGGCGCACCTCGAGGCCCTCAGAGCCGACGGTTTCGAGGCGGAACCCTATGAAGGCCCGGAGGGACAGGGCTTGCTGATACCCAGCGATGGGGTTTTCAACCCGCTCGAGCGGTGTAGGATTCTGGCCCGGCAAGCGCTGCAGGCCGGGGCTCGGCTTTTTGAAAACACCCCTGCACTGAGCATTAGCGGTCAGATGGTGCAGACCCCCCAAGGGCGGGTGTACTGCCAGAAGGTGCTGGTAGCAGTGGATGGTCGGCTCGAGTATGTACTGCCCGAATTAGCGGGCCGGGTACGCACCGCCCGACTGCAAATGCTGACTACGGCTCCGGTGTCCATGCGCTTTAGTCGGCCGGTTTACCGCCGCTGGGGCTACGACTACTGGCAGCAGTTGCCCGATGGCCGGATTGCCCTGGGGGGGATGCGTGATGCTGGCGGCGAGGCTGAGTGGACCGATCGCAGTGAAACTACCGAGGCCATTCAACAGCGGCTCGAGCGCCTGCTAGACCAAATGGACATTCGGGCCCCCATTACCCATCGCTGGGCAGCCTCTGTGGGCTACAGCGCCAACGGCCTACCCATTGCCGAGGAAGTGCGTCCAGGTGTGTGGGCTATGGGGGGATATAGTGGAACCGGGAATGTGGTGGGGGCTTTACTTGGGCGCGAAATTGCCTGGGTCTTGCATGAAAGCCGGATGCCAGGGGCGGTGCTGGTGCCCTGA